From a region of the Impatiens glandulifera chromosome 4, dImpGla2.1, whole genome shotgun sequence genome:
- the LOC124936066 gene encoding signal peptidase complex subunit 1-like — MDWQGQKLAELLMQVLLVGFAVVAFAVGYFQGSFKTMLVTYAYGVGFTTLLTVPSWPFYNRHPLKWLDPSEAEKHPKPVIGNSVPKKKASAKK; from the coding sequence ATGGATTGGCAAGGACAGAAGTTAGCAGAGCTGCTGATGCAGGTTCTGTTGGTGGGTTTTGCAGTGGTGGCATTTGCAGTTGGTTACTTTCAGGGTTCGTTTAAGACAATGTTGGTGACATATGCTTATGGTGTGGGATTTACCACTTTATTGACTGTTCCTAGCTGGCCTTTCTATAATCGTCATCCTTTAAAATGGTTGGATCCTAGTGAAGCCGAGAAGCATCCGAAACCAGTCATTGGTAATTCTGTTCCTAAGAAGAAAGCTTCAGCCAAGAAGTAA
- the LOC124933977 gene encoding uncharacterized protein LOC124933977 produces the protein MSFLLRSSQTAAVASAEYRATDATHTRGNTLEGLIGPDSILLNSIAEDQVAESEEVDSQEGIMEKHNPAKDSAPIVQNHIDVTADEGYITIPYKELPDDWMEAPDIHSFHTLDRGFVFPGEQVHILACLSTCKQDMEIITPFKVAAVMSKNGIGQGTKKENEDAGSESELVHDSEETSPSGQEVDQSGDNVSKEQIDRQKNVSDGEMLLRREVQRRQTETLLQKIENSHFFVRIVDSDEPLWEKRETSKTPVSGGTENRTAPKNIASINSIIERGSFDASVSGGLARSSRKCCSLSNGDIVVLLLVNIGVEFVKDPFLEIYQFEKFKDKGLKSEDHSSFSSVNEDPCGDLLKWLLPVDNSIHLPAPSLPPIPAPSSNSSIRSISTRSNFSSASSSQLFSFNHFRSYSMSAMPPTAVQQPPASPSTRPDVDLQDWDQFPSFKLPKSTERGFANILSFRGVTLEPERFSVRCGLEGIFTPGRRWRRKIEVIQPIEIHSFAADCNTDDLLCIQIKNVAPAHLADIVVYLDAISVVYEEAPKGGPPVSLPIACIEAGDGHNLPNLTLRRGEEHSFILKPVTSVGKTAKANIQKNSQLSLLKTGSISRSSKRLEVKENASVSDQFAVLVSCRCNYTESRLFFKQSTNWRPRVSRDLMISVASEMSRKNLVSDGIVPQLPVQVLTLHASNLTSEDVTMTVHAPASFTSPPTVVSINSCPSTPMSPFVGHFDPLGRAKQNGESDPHTVALNENDIPGTESSCTHLWLHSRVPLGCVPAKSMATIKLELLPLTDGIITLDSLQIHVKERGLTYVPEHSLKINATSSIATGIM, from the exons ATGAGTTTCCTGCTGCGGTCATCTCAGACGGCCGCAGTAGCATCAGCGGAGTATCGTGCCACTGATGCAACACACACTAGGGGGAATACTCTTGAGGGTCTTATTGGTCCAGATTCGATTTTACTCAATTCAATTGCTGAAGATCAGGTTGCTGAATCAGAAGAGGTCGATAGTCAAGAGGGTATTATGGAGAAACATAACCCTGCTAAGGATTCCGCTCCTATTGTTCAAAATCACATTGATGTTACCGCAGATGAAGGATATATAACTATTCCATACA AGGAACTCCCTGATGATTGGATGGAGGCACCGGATATACATTCCTTTCACACATTAGATCGGGGTTTTGTTTTTCCTG GTGAACAAGTCCACATTTTGGCATGCTTGTCGACTTGCAAGCAGGATATGGAAATTATAACACCTTTTAAAGTTGCTGCTGTTATGAGTAAAAATGGTATTGGGCAAGGGAccaagaaagaaaatgaagatgCTGGATCTGAAAGTGAACTTGTTCATGATAGTGAGGAAACGAGTCCATCTGGTCAAGAAGTTGATCAGAGTGGCGACAATGTGTCGAAAGAGCAGATTGATAGACAAAAGAATGTCTCTGATGGTGAAATGCTTCTTAGAAGGGAAGTCCAGAGAAGGCAGACGGAGACTTTGTTGCAAAAGATTGAAAATTCACATTTCTTTGTCCGTATTGTAGATTCTGATGAACCACTTTGGGAAAAGAGAGAAACATCAAAAACTCCGGTATCCGGTGGTACAGAAAATAGAACTGCTCCAAAAAATATAGCAtctataaattcaattattgaaagagGGAGCTTTGATGCTAGTGTTTCTGGTGGATTGGCTAGAAGTTCTCGCAAGTGTTGCTCACTGTCTAATGGAGATATAGTG GTGCTTTTACTGGTTAATATTGGTGTTGAGTTTGTCAAAGATCCTTTTCTGGAAATTTACCAGTTTGAGAAATTTAAGGACAAAGGTTTGAAAAGTGAGGATCATTCAAGTTTCTCATCTGTAAATGAAGACCCTTGTGGAGATCTATTAAAATGGTTGCTTCCTGTGGATAACTCTATTCACCTTCCTGCTCCATCTTTGCCCCCGATTCCAGCCCCAAGTTCCAATTCATCCATACGCAGCATTTCTACTAGATCCAATTTTTCCTCCGCATCAAGCTCTCAGCTATTTTCTTTTAATCATTTTAGAAGTTATTCCATGTCTGCAATGCCCCCAACTGCTGTACAACAACCTCCTGCCAGTCCTAGTACTAGGCCAGATGTTGACCTACAAGATTGGGATCAGTTCCCTTCATTTAAGTTGCCAAAGAGTACAGAACGTGGATTTGCAAATATTCTCTCTTTTCGGGGTGTGACATTAGAACCAGAAAGATTTTCTGTTCGGTGTGGCTTGGAAGGAATTTTCACCCCTGGAAGAAGATGGAGGAGGAAAATTGAAGTTATTCAACCCATAGAGATCCACTCTTTTGCTGCTGATTGCAATACAGATGATCTTCTATGCATACAGATAAAG AATGTAGCTCCTGCACATTTGGCGGATATTGTGGTATATCTAGATGCCATATCGGTTGTCTATGAAGAGGCACCAAAAGGCGGACCTCCGGTCTCATTACCAATTGCATGTATCGAAGCAGGGGATGGGCATAATCTGCCAAACCTTACCCTCAG GAGAGGTGAAGAACACTCTTTTATTCTCAAACCAGTAACCTCAGTGGGGAAGACAGCCAAGGCTAACATTCAAAAGAATTCTCAGTTATCACTCTTAAAGACAGGATCAATTTCCCGATCTTCAAAGAGGCTTGAAGTAAAAGAAAATGCTTCTGTCTCAGATCAGTTTGCTGTTCTAGTCTCATGTCGGTGCAACTACACTG AGTCAAGGTTATTTTTTAAGCAGTCAACGAATTGGCGACCACGAGTCTCTAGAGATCTTATGATATCGGTTGCATCGGAGATGTCAAGAAAAAATCTAGTTTCTGATGGAATTGTTCCTCAGCTTCCTGTCCAG GTTTTAACTCTTCATGCTTCAAATCTGACATCTGAAGACGTAACAATGACTGTTCATGCTCCAGCTTCTTTTACATCGCCTCCTACAGTTGTTTCCATAAATTCATGTCCATCTACACCCATGAGCCCATTTGTTGGTCATTTTGATCCTTTGGGAAGAGCGAAACAGAACGGAGAGAGTGATCCTCATACGGTGGCGTTAAATGAAAATGACATACCTGGCACCGAATCCAGCTGTACACATTTGTGGTTGCATAGTAGAGTCCCATTGGG aTGTGTTCCTGCTAAATCCATGGCTACAATAAAGTTGGAATTACTTCCTTTAACGGATGGGATCATCACGCTGGATTCTTTGCAGATTCATGTTAAGGAGAGAG GATTGACATATGTGCCAGAGCACTCTTTAAAGATAAACGCAACTTCCAGCATCGCTACTGGTATCATGTGA